The Drosophila biarmipes strain raj3 chromosome 2L, RU_DBia_V1.1, whole genome shotgun sequence genome has a window encoding:
- the LOC108028944 gene encoding uncharacterized protein LOC108028944: MIGLQNVCQWGNGRNSCTSSRRQILAWVNHNLNTSFMRLEDLCSGVQYCQMLHKLRPCAINLKKVIVNTRAQHEHVLNMKLLQRSLWEQGVEKQIPILRLVAGGYRETLEFAQWFKAFYDRNYVLLQDEIAQVKVHRMPALKKCLKFRLIQIAPENISKISGRKESQGCVQCQESADHTPHIQIGSTKLLMIITTYGGVRKPKHIFKIKTKTLEYWIRQGNMSASPKSKDKDHSAYDSISTELDIEQEIALIMENVRNKVEELRRINRICFSKSLESKELLSFR, translated from the exons ATGATAGGACTGCAGAACGTCTGTCAGTGGGGAAACGGGAGGAACTCTTGCACCTCGTCGCGTCGCCAGATCCTCGCTTGGGTAAACCATAATCTCAACACAAGCTTCATGCGACTGGAGGACCTCTGCTCCGGGGTGCAGTACTGCCAGATGCTTCACAAGCTCCGGCCGTGCGCTATCAACTTGAAGAAGGTAATAGTGAACACGAGGGCCCAGCACGAACATGTGCTCAATATGAAACTGCTGCAGAGGAGCCTCTGGGAACAGGGTGTTGAGAAGCAAATACCCATTCTCCGCCTGGTTGCTGGTGGCTACCGCGAGACCCTGGAGTTTGCTCAGTGGTTCAAGGCCTTCTACGATCGCAACTATGTCCTTCTTCAAGATGAAATTGCCCAGGTCAAAGTGCACAGA ATGCCAGCTCTCAAGAAATGTCTCAAATTTCGTCTGATTCAGATTGCTCCAGAGAATATTTCAAAGATATCCGGTCGCAAGGAGAGTCAAGGTTGTGTCCAATGTCAAGAAAGCGCAGATCATACTCCTCACATTCAAATAGGCTCAACAAAATTACTGATGATCATCACAA CCTATGGAGGCGTCCGGAAACCTAAGCACATTTTCAAGATTAAAACTAAGACCCTGGAGTATTGGATCAGGCAGGGAAACATGTCAGCATCGCCGAAGTCGAAGGATAAGGACCACTCTGCCTATGACAGCATTTCTACCGAGTTAGATATCGAACAGGAAATAGCTCTGATAATGGAAAATGTTCGAAACAAGGTCGAAGAGCTGCGAAGAATCAATAGAATTTGCTTTTCAAAAAGTTTGGAGAGTAAAGAATTGCTAAGTTTCCGCTGA
- the LOC108028943 gene encoding salivary glue protein Sgs-3-like, which yields MKFTLFVLIASVLLIDYASTTLECGCEDRTTTTLPPPCLTTTTTAPPPPCEETTTTTKTTTKKPTTTTTTEKPTTTTTTTTTKKTTTTTTTTTTTTTTTTKKPTTTNTTEKPTTTTTTKKITTTTTTTTKKPTTTTEKPTTTTTTKKPTTTTTTEKPTTTTTTTTKKPTTTTEKPTTTTTTEKPTTTTTTTTKTTTTTLPPTTTTTATTSTTTTTTLPPTTTTTTLSPTTTTTTTRRTTTEKPRTTTTTTATPKTTTQKPGCGCKPCGPGGQPCPGCPSRENLCQDLLSLLKSLEKKVKQCVCGQPQWML from the exons ATGAAGTTTACTCTTTTCGTTTTGATTG CGAGTGTCCTGCTGATCGACTATGCGAGTACCACGCTAGAGTGTGGTTGCGAGGACCGCACCACAACAACATTGCCACCGCCTTGTCTCACAACCACTACGACGGCTCCTCCCCCACCATGCGAGgaaacaacaacgacaacaaaaACCACAACTAAAAAGCCaaccaccacaacaacaactgaAAAGCCaaccaccacaacaacaaccacaacaactaAGAAGActaccacaacaacaacaacaacaacgacaacaacaacaaccacaactaAAAAGCCAACCACTACAAACACAACTGAAAAGCCaaccaccacaacaacaactaaaaagataaccacaacaacaaccacaaccacTAAAAAGCCAACTACCACAACTGAAaagccaacaacaaccacaaccacTAAAAAGCCAaccaccacaaccacaacTGAAAAgccaaccacaacaacaaccacaaccacTAAAAAGCCAACCACTACAACTGAAaagccaacaacaaccacaaccacTGAAAAGCCaaccaccacaacaacaacgaccACAAAAACGACAACGACTACGTTGCCcccaacaactacaacaacagccacaacATCAACAACCACAACCACTACTCTTCCCCCGACAACGACAACTACTACACTTtccccaacaacaacaacaacaacgaccaGGAGGACAACAACAGAGAAGCCtaggacaacaacaacaaccaccgCGACGCCGAAGACAACTACCCAGAAGCCCGGATGTGGTTGCAAGCCATGTGGTCCCGGTGGCCAACCGTGCCCGGGATGCCCGAGTCGGGAGAATCTGTGCCAGGACTTGCTCAGCCTCCTGAAGAGTCTGGAGAAGAAAGTCAAGCAGTGTGTCTGCGGACAACCTCAGTGGATGTTGTAA